The Quercus lobata isolate SW786 chromosome 4, ValleyOak3.0 Primary Assembly, whole genome shotgun sequence genome segment CCGGTCCCAACTCCGACCGACTCGGCTTCTTGCTTCTCTCTATCAAAGCTTCCCGTTTCCACACCTGGGGCGCCAAAGACGATGACGTTTTACACGAAAGTACCGGGTTCCAGTACCGCATTCTCAGGATTGCGGTTAACCCCAACCCCAACCCCTTTCCAGGTAATAATCATAATCATTCCACTGTTGTTGGGTATTTGCTGGCTTCTACATTGTGCTCTGTGCATTGGTTTGTTGTTCAGGAAATTCATAATTCTGGTAAATTTCCCAGAGTTTCTTGTTTAGGTTCTAAGGTTTTTAAGACTAGTTCTGTTGTGTATGCTTGTTGGAGTCCACATATACCCGAGGAGAGTGTAGTTTTGTTAGAAAGTGGTGCTTTGTTCTTGTTTGATTTGGAGTCTTGTTTTAGAAGAAGTAGGACTTCCAATTCCAATGCGCGTTTTAGAGGGACTAAGTTGCCTATATCGTGGgatgctgatgctgatgctgatTCCGGGAACTGTAAATGGTTGAGCTGTGAATTCAGTTGGCATCCTAGGATTTTGATTGTTGCCCGGTCTGATGCTGTTTTCTTGGTCGATTTGAGGTTTGATGGGTGTGCTGTGAGTTGTTTAGCTAAGGTTGAGATGCTGAGGATGTATACTTCGGTTCAAAATGAACGGTTTCTTACGTTTACAATGGCGGGATCTGATGGTTTCTGTTTTGCATTGGCCTCGGATAGTTTGTTAGTTCTTTGTGATGTGCGGAAACCAATGATGCCGTTGTTGCAATGGGCTCACGGTCTTGATAATCCGTGCCATGTTAATGTATTTAGATTATCGGAATTGAGATCAAACTCAAGGGATGATAAATATAGCTGGGCTTCTAAATCAGGTTTTTGTATAATATTGGGATCTTTTCGGAATTGTGAGTTTAATCTATTTTGTTATGGACCTACTATACCAACCCCGAGAGGATCCATTGTTTCTGAAGTTTCGAAAGTTTTGAAAACCCATTATGCATGGGAGCTTCCTTCAGATCTCTTATTGTCGGGTCATGAGTGTCAATGTGGAAGTTGTCTTGTGAGAGAGGAGAATTTGAAGGATGATCTTCCTGAATGGATTGATTGGCAGCATAAGAAGGAATTGGCTTTgggttttgtcattttaaaCAAAGGTCTATCAGCAATGCTTTCTGAGTCGAATGAATTTGGTGGTTTTACATTGATAAGACTTATGTCATCAGGGAAGCTTGAATCACAAAGCTATTGTGCCTCGTGGAAGTTGAAAGAACTTCACACAGAACGGttccattttaaaaataattccctGTATATTATGGATGATGAGGAGTACAAATTTCCTAGAAGATTTAAGTACGTGAAACTTGATAAACTCTCTGCATATTTGAATGGTAGTCTAACTGAAGTCCTggtttcaaaattgaaaaagccTTGCAAGGGTCCTCGAGAAAAGGAATCTTTTAGCTCAGAATCTCATGAAATCTTGTGTGAGAAGTTGAAGGCTTGTGGGTTTGGTCGATTGAGGTCGCCTCCTGCAGTTTCTGTTGTTTTTAATGACATCAGCTCGCCAGCAAGCATACATGAGGTTGCTTTGAGAAGGTTGTGGGCAGGCCTGCCAATGGAACTCTTACAACTGGCCTATTCCAACTACTCAGAGTTCCTTGAGGTACTTTTGGACCAGAAAAAAGTATCTTTGGAATTTCTAGTTGTCCCTGACCTACCTCAATTGTCTCCTTTCTTCCTAAGAAGGCCTTCATGCCGTAGCAATAAGTGGTCACACAAAGTGCAGCGAGATGATGCTCTAGTGGGTCCAGTACTTCCTCTTCCTATTTTACTTACACTTCATGAGTATCGTAATGGCCACTCAGAATCAGAAGAAGTAGGTGTATTTTCATTAGAGAAGGAAATTAGCCTGCAATGTGATGAAATCAAGCAGGTGGCCAGTGAAATGGCCTTGTCAGATTCTAGTTGTGAGCTTCATAGTGACCAAGCTGTCTCCCTTGCTGATGAAAGAGAAGATATGTGGGACagttctcaaaaaccaaaaccTTTCTGTTTATACCATCCAGTTGCATTTAAGTGCTCTACCATGGATCGCGTACAGGACAATGTctttaaggatgaaaaatttGATAACCTGATTTTTAAAGTGCCTGAGAAGAAGCATGTTCCTAATGGCTTGGTGGAAACTGTTGGACCAGAACTGTTTGATGATCTCTGCCCTGCTGATTTGAGATTTGATACTTCTGCCAAGAACTTCGGGCCAAATGAATTAAAGATATACAAAGTTTTGAAGAAGAAATGGTCTAAATGGCAAGACGGATTTAATTTATATCAGCAATTTTGCACAGAGTCTAAATTCCAAAAGCAATCGGCATGACAATTAGATTTTCTCCCCAAATTTTGTAAACATTCCCCTCCCAAGTTTTTTTCTcccatctcttcttcttcttttctttatttttttttttccctccttttagttttatttaggAAGAATGAGGAAAAGATTATATGTGATCTGAAGAAACTTCAGAAACTGCTTTTGTACAGAATACATCAAGAaagattttttagttttctgaGAATCGGAAGATGATTTTAGTGATATGATGGCAgctctgaaatttttttcattgttatgATTCTGTAAGTTCCTAcctttttatgtaaaaatatgcCAGGCCATGTCAGTTGGTGTACAGgatatcttttctctctttcctatGATATTTTAAAGGTCTGGAGCTAATTTGCTTCAGTGAGCTGTATTGACTCACTTGTGTTCTGTTTTATTCTATTTCTTAGTGAATTAAATGAACACCAGCATGCTATACTTGAAGAATTAGCGGAGGAGGAAATAAATTCCTCAAACGGTAACTCAGCTGAAGGAAAttgatgagactttttttttggttgttgttgttgtatgtCCTCATAGTGTGTATAAGATGCTTATCATTCATTTGAACTTGGATACCTGTCATGACTATATGAATGGTGTAAGTTTCCACTATAAACTAAGTCTAGGCATAATGTAATTGTGTGCATAAACCACTGTTGTAGCTTTCTTACATTGCATACTGCATATCTTATACTGCTTTATGTGAGAGCAGATGAGAAGCTTAAACCATTTGTGCGGGATTCTTATTATAGACCACTTTGTTTCATGGGCATAAGCCTCCACTCGGGTTGTAAAGAGGTGGGGTTTAAGGTTTAGTTTTCAGCATccaaaggaaaaataaagacaGTTAAAAACCACCACTACATGGAACCATTGTTTTGAGAAATCTTCTGTTTGGTTCAGTGGGTGTCATCATTGAAACTGACCTTTGtctctttaatttttgcatACTAGCAAGTATTAGTAGCATGATTGGATTGAAGCAATCAACTTGCattcatattttgaataattttgctCAAATTACCAAAGATCAGTTGGGTGAATGTTTGACTAGAGATTGTTGGCTCCTTTACTCACTCTTCTGACTGTAATGAAGATCCTGAAATGGATAACAGGCTTTACCAGCAGCTATCTACTGGTTGAACTTACAGGTGACAGCAAATTCTTGAACGTATAACGGGTCCTAGGTTTATTGTTGAACTATCTCTATTCGTGTTGATCCTGTTGTTCCTGAACAAAACCATCGGCTGATAGCTGACCAAGGTGATTTTGATGAAGATATCTGGACTAAGCCTCAATGAAACAGGATTGCTGCCTTTTCAAACTTCAGACTTTTGTTGATAAAAGGTACACAATCATTCCCTATACATTTTTTTCCCATTCTCAATGTATTTGCAGGCTCAATGTTTGCTATTGAATCCcttattttttggtttcagCTCCTATTTTTGTACGCACATACTATTGTTGTATAGAACTAGTAAAAAGATATCTTTAATCATGAGTTTACTGTGAGTTTACtgtaattttgaagaaaatattttaggataaaaaaaaaaaaagaacagtaGTAGGCTTTAGCTTTAACACACTAACTGACCAGACCAGAAACTGAACAAAATACATTCTCTCTGTACTTagccaaacaaaaagaaagaaaaaaaaaaaaaaaaaaaaacgcacaTATTCACATTTTTTTGCTGAACAGAACCATAAATATAGGGATGAAATGAAAGTGACAGTTCTTGAAGAGCTGAAGAAGTCAAAGTTCTCTGTTCAGAATCCATTTtagtttacaaatttttttaaatttgggtgAAAGAGAAAGCA includes the following:
- the LOC115986673 gene encoding uncharacterized protein LOC115986673 — encoded protein: MELSSEWKSLFPISSVFKPPLLLTDSDSDSKPILGPLFFNPKPKTLSLLFTSPSLPNLNHAAPPFLQTQTQTHNLLSFLRLPLSNSLLLFFPTGPNSDRLGFLLLSIKASRFHTWGAKDDDVLHESTGFQYRILRIAVNPNPNPFPGNNHNHSTVVGYLLASTLCSVHWFVVQEIHNSGKFPRVSCLGSKVFKTSSVVYACWSPHIPEESVVLLESGALFLFDLESCFRRSRTSNSNARFRGTKLPISWDADADADSGNCKWLSCEFSWHPRILIVARSDAVFLVDLRFDGCAVSCLAKVEMLRMYTSVQNERFLTFTMAGSDGFCFALASDSLLVLCDVRKPMMPLLQWAHGLDNPCHVNVFRLSELRSNSRDDKYSWASKSGFCIILGSFRNCEFNLFCYGPTIPTPRGSIVSEVSKVLKTHYAWELPSDLLLSGHECQCGSCLVREENLKDDLPEWIDWQHKKELALGFVILNKGLSAMLSESNEFGGFTLIRLMSSGKLESQSYCASWKLKELHTERFHFKNNSLYIMDDEEYKFPRRFKYVKLDKLSAYLNGSLTEVLVSKLKKPCKGPREKESFSSESHEILCEKLKACGFGRLRSPPAVSVVFNDISSPASIHEVALRRLWAGLPMELLQLAYSNYSEFLEVLLDQKKVSLEFLVVPDLPQLSPFFLRRPSCRSNKWSHKVQRDDALVGPVLPLPILLTLHEYRNGHSESEEVGVFSLEKEISLQCDEIKQVASEMALSDSSCELHSDQAVSLADEREDMWDSSQKPKPFCLYHPVAFKCSTMDRVQDNVFKDEKFDNLIFKVPEKKHVPNGLVETVGPELFDDLCPADLRFDTSAKNFGPNELKIYKVLKKKWSKWQDGFNLYQQFCTESKFQKQSA